Genomic DNA from Rana temporaria chromosome 1, aRanTem1.1, whole genome shotgun sequence:
TCTTCAATAACAAGAAATGTACCCATGTACCTCCTCATAGCTCTCTTCCACATCTCTCCAATCATTAAAAAAACTTACATCCACTCATTGCCATATTTAATGCAAACCCACCTAGAGAACAAAAAATATTGATTGACAACTTTGCTCTCCTCAAACCATCGATACTCTAAACACCATCATCACATCATCCATATAGCCGGCCATGCTTAGATTCCTCCCACCACCCCCAGGCACTTCTACCCCTCTCACCAAACTATCCTTCACATACATCCACAACGGTAGTTCAGTCACAAGGCCTTTGAGAAAATCCACAAGGACGCAACACGTCAGGTGGGAGGAGGTGGTGACATAATCACATCGGTCAAGCTGGGGGGACATATCAAGTCTGTGGTCTAGTAACTCCTGTGAACTGGAGTGTCCTGCTTACATGCAAAAATACCTTTTTATTTATGTGAGTGCATTTGGAGAAGTTTGATTTTAATGTAATAAATAGTCACTAAGCACTATGGAGTCTCTCTGTGTTTCCTTATGAGCATATGACCTGAACCTTGACTGTGAAGCAGATTGTAGGAGATTGTGATACAATGCTGTTCATGACATCTTTGTAGTACTAAGGTCCAAGGAGGTGAGAGGACATCTGGTTGCGCACCTGTCACATTTCCACGTACCTTATGAATGAGCCCGTTAATGCAGAGGAAGGCCTTCCTTACATATCTGACTTGTGGCCCctgatagagtagacaggggAACTGAGAGTACAGAATGGTATGAGTGCCTGGCAGGTAGTTAGACAGGAGGGTTGCTTTGAAGTTCCTGATGCCACAGGAATGAGGACTGGTGGGATGAGATGTCAGCACAGCAGGCAGTAGAGGAGCTGGGTCAGCACAGCAGGCAGTAGAAGAGCTGGGTCAGCACAGCAGGCAATGCACAACGGATCAGTTATGAGAGATTTGCAGCACAGATtggcacaggcacatacaggtTAGAGAAACCGGACAGGTGCAGCGGTAGAGGCAGATTGGGTACAATCTTGGTTGGCAACAGCTGGACAGCGAGGTAACAAGTAGAGCAGGCAGGATCAAAGTCAGGGACAAGCCGTGTTCatgtacaggcagcaggcaggaatagtcAAAGTCAATCCGGATCAGAACACAGGAGCAGGATCTCAAAGCAGGGTACAGGTAGCAGGCGTCACAGGAAGCTACCGATCAGACAGCATTGACTCTGTTTCCAAGCCCAATTTAAATAGGACATCTGGTGCCAAAACCCATGCATGTGCATGCGCACTGGCGCTCGCAGACATGCACCATCAGCAATATTCCTTCTGTAAGGCATTTAATGACAGCACCTGGTTGGAAACAATGCGCATTTGGAAAATTAGAGGGGGAAAGAGTGTAACTAGAAATGGATGAGGAGGAGAGAGAATTGAGATGGAGCAGTATGAGAAAGAATGAGAGGGAAGATAGAGGAGGTGAAGTAGTGATAATGGGGATGAAGTAGAAATAGTGAGAATGAAGATGGTGGAGGAAGAGTGATAATGGAGATGAAGTAGAAAACGTTCGAATGGAGATGgtggaggaggagtgataatagGGATGAAGTAGAAATGGTGAGACTAGAGATGGTGGATGAGGAGTGAGAATGGAGACGTTGGACGGAAAATGGGGATTGATGAGGAGCAAGAATGGAAATGGAGGAGTGGAACTGGAGATTAAGCAGTAGGAGAAGTGAGAATGGAGATGAAAAAGAAGGATTGGGAATAGAGATAGGGGAGGAGGACACGGGGGTGGAGTGGATGAGGACTGTAACAaaatgtcccacactccgcttgagtgctttcgtcatataccgttttccccagtctgaatatagatttcCAACCGTTAAAAACCACAAAATAAGACAATACTTGTTtggttgctgaacatggactctttattagaacaagaatacagtcttatatacagttgaagAGGAGCCCCCCTCCtgttcatattactctaacaatacacctgtaaccagaaaccaaattaacatgagctagttatctaatcatttacccagacttggTGACTCAGAGATATGATCTTTCAGGGTAGACTTGCCATCTCCTCACTCACAACTTACAATacacataagtataaacacatccCCCAATAGTTTGCTAGGAGACAAAGGTGTGTTAATGAGCACAATAAACTATTGGGTGAAAGACCCAGGCTTTCCAGATCTCATTAATCAGCATTCCACTGTCCACTGAGTCCTAAGCTGGCAGAGACCATCATGGCCTCCTTAATAATGTCCTTTTGCATTACATAGCAGAATATCTTTTTTAAATTCTTGTAgctccctcaaatgccagggcccatagttggtaggcaagaggctagcattcagtgccctccaaaagcctctgtcccaggtgAGTCTATCACATTTCTTCCCCATCAAACGTTGACTAACAAGGTTGCAGAACTCCACCTGGTCTGGATATGCGTTAGTCTGGCAAAATGAACTCACATAGTCAGTCTGCATGATCTCCATTCTTGTCTGCAAGGAATAATTTTCATCAGTTGGTGTGGGGCACAGGTCATTGACTCTCTGTCCGGCTGCCAGTGCTTCAGCCTGGTGGTTTTTAACATTCCAGGGCTCGGTCTTCTGCTGGGCAGAGGGGCCAATCACCCCAGATTCCAGAAACTGTAGAGACACTGTAGGTGCTAGGCAGAGGCGAGCGGCGCTCTGCCCTGTTACCACTGATACAGCTGGGTGTAGAAGCTTTACTACATCAGCTTGtcgctggagagaggggccaactgccccagctccctggaactccacagttgccagtgctgggcagaggttgttagcactctgccctgttgcaaGGGCACTTCTGATGGGGTCTCCACATCATCCTCCTTGGCTAGCTGTTGGGGCTGGTATTCTCCATTCCCAAACTGTGTAGCTGCCAATGGGGAGGTGAGccctcatctggctgctgggacGACATGTCTCTGGTACTGTCTCCCAGGTGCATggatctttgctggggaggaaagactgcttCCTCCACCCTGGCCGACTGTTTGGGAGGGATTAAGAACACCTCCTCTACCTTCTCCCCTGTATCTTGATCTGCTGCTGGGAAATGACTGCCACCTTTTCACACTGAGCCTCCAAAACTGCCCCAgatgtggggcagaggtcttgtaCCCTCTGTCCGGTGGCCAgtgcttcagctggggaagttctttgtaactccacagatgctgctgttggtgctgggcagagctccGTGATGTTCTGCCCTGATGCTAGCTCTTTTGCTGAAGGCTCActtggttgttcttcctcagcagaaacaTCAATTAAATCACAAGTCTCTGGAATTGCTGAAAATCCAGGGCACGGGTTGACTGCACTTGGGGCCAGTGCCAACACTTTGGCAGGTAAATCATAATCTATAACATCCTCTGATGAACGGTCAATTAAATTCATTGGTAAATAAAGGGAACTCCCGCGCTGTCTAGCAACCTagtctagggggcactgctgcaaaacACCTGTGAATCTAATTCAAACAAAACATGTACTCATAAAGAATAAAGGGGTGGTGTCTACACTGTGGAGGGGCTGGGAAGGTGCAAGGAATGTAACACAACCAGTAAACAAATATGTAAAACCAATGAGTGATAAGTGATCAAGTGCACTAACAGTCACACCTGGGAAGCAGGTGTGAAATAAAATAGTAACCAGTGAATCCAAAATATATGAAacacatataataaataaaaaatgtaccaaACAGTGCACATGGTAAAGCATAAATACACAGTAGTATAAGTCCAATAAACAAATAGTCCAGCAGAAGTGGCGGTAAGATGAATAAAGTTCATATGTGTAAATGACTCCCACCACTAAAAGTAATAATAAACCACACACGGTGCTGCAGGGCTCTTCAGTGATACACCTCTGTGTCTGTGTAAGAGAACTATTAGAGCTGTCCCCGCAAATTCGGGGGAGAGTGCCCGCGCATCCCTTGGTGCCAGCCAGCTTATTTAAAGGGTGCACTGACCCCAGCCTAGTGCTGATGGATCTCAGCGGTTCCAGTCCCTGTATCCTGTGCCTGTTTCTGTGCTCCAGATCCCAGTTACTGAAGCTGGGCTTCCTTGACCTTGCTATTGGACTCGCTTTACCTCTGACTCTCGGTTCCTGATCTCGGCTTCCCATGTGACCCTGTTTTCTGCCTGATGACTTTGTGCCTTGCTGCCCGCTCGTTGCTGAACCCGGCTTTCCATGTAACCACGCTCCTGTCTCCTGTTTGGCTCCGCTCAACTTCCCGGGTACCTGTGACTTTGTCCCTGCAACCTGCTGAGACTTTgtccctgcaacctgctgcgacttcCTGCCTTTCAAGATTTGCATCACCTGCTGCGGGCTTCCAGAGTTACATCTGCGGGCACTCGTGTCTCCCCTGGTCCTTGGTTTCTCCTGTCTCCACTCTCAGCAGGACCAGGGCCAGAGATTCAAGAGAGGCTGAGCTtgtcacttcagacttcacccaggtacgtgacagtctgCAAGCAGCTCAACTCACTGCTGTTAGACAAACAGCAAACACAGACCACAGAGTGTAGATGGAAATGGTGTTTTCCACGGTATGGCAGTCTCCTTTATGTTGCTGTAGTCCTCTCAGTGGCAGATAAGGCCATACATAATGATGTAAAGACAGGGAGAGCAATCATAGCATACCTCAGACGGGGGAACCACATAGGGGCAGACGTCACTCACACGGTATTGCACTCACTTGTTATGAAGGGAGCATGGGCAAAACTCCACGAACACCGAGTTCATAAGCCCTCAGTGTGTATATGGCTCTGTATAAGTCCCCTTCTGTTACCAGGTCATCAGTAGGATGAGTACTCAGTGGGTTATATGAGGGATAAAAAGGGAGGCATACATGGCATAATCCTGTTTAAAAGAGGTTTatttaaaccaaaaaacaaataataactcACATTTGGCAGAAAAAACTGGTGTACTgaatccacgagcgccgagctcgtcttcCTACTGTCAGGATGTAGGTATACCTAATCCTCCAATCCCGACACGTATCGTCACGTCATGTGATTTCATCAGGGGATGCATTAGGTAAAGTGTATAAGCTTAAATAGTCTGCATAATTGAACGTTCGTCGGCTATTTTGCTGGAGCCCATTTAATACACAAGCCATCCACCATTTTGCCTACGTCCCAGACTATTATCTATGGGATGGGGCATAATGCAGGGCATAGTGTGCTCAACAGGAACGTATATATTCTAGTGGCCGACAACACTAATAATAAGTGCGGGCCTGaggcaaaaaaaattgttgacaCCGTTCTACACATCGGCCAGCCGCCATTTTGCCTTGGTCACAGGCTGGTAAGCGAGTGAGACATGTTGCAGTAATAAGTGCAGGCAATATTAGCGGAGAACAACAGTCCTATATTTTTTAGCCACTTCTTTTTTGCTTTATGTCACCTGTATTGTTTTACTCAGTCCCACCATTGTGTAGAACTGTTTTAACTCTGCTTTTATTAATAGTAATTATGTATTTATCATTTTATTAATGTTCTCCAGTTAAGGCAGTACAGCCTGGCTTTTTAATTTAAGTCCACCTAGGCCTAGGCTCTTAGCAATTTTGATCTCCAGCTCCCCTCTTATGCAAGCCGGCTTTATGTTGTTGGCATCTATACCGTTTTTCTCTGCTAAtaccatcccagcaggacctgatctgatactggtcctctgttcTGTATCTgcatctctcgcaacctcctttcGCATTCCTCTTCAATGGTAGCTGGTCTCTGCACATCTCCTCCTCTCCTGCTATGCAGACCTTGGATCCAGGTGAAGGTTTGGATGTCCCAGACTGCAGGAAGCATTTCACTGCTTGCCACCAATGTAAAAAACTGTCCCACACTCCgattgagtgctttcgtcatataccgcttcttcCCAGTCTGAATATAAATATCAGATATTAAAACTGCTAACAACCACAAAACAAGACAATACTCGTTtagttgctgaacatggactcttTATTAGAAAAAGaatacagtcttatatacagaTGAGGTTTaccccctcctgctcatattactctaacaatatatatatatatatatatatatatatatatatatatatatataaatgaccctaagaaaataaaataaagctaaacattaaaaaaaatatattaaaaatataacgCCCAACTCAAAAACACCAaaccaaaataaaacattttttttttttttggcttaatGAAAGAGAAAAAGTAACTTGCATACTATTAACAAAATgctaaaaacacccaaaaaaataaaaagcaggaCTAAAAAGAACTGTGGGGTCTTTTTATATTGCAGTGAATACAACCAGGCTTATACTCTACTCTCCATAGCCAGAGATACTGCAATACACTGTAAACATATCATTCAAAAAGTATATGCAGAATACAATATAGTAATACACATAACACTGAATACTGTTTATAGCACCATACTGAAAGCACACaacattaagggccctttcacatggagcggatccgtattgatccgtcctgtgtgtgtccgtcggctcagtggggatcctccgtaaatccccgctgagctgtcggcggacagggcggtccccgcacactgtgcagagaccgccctgtctttgctctgcactcccctatggggaatcggatgaatatggaccgtgtgtccgtattcatccgatccgttccgccagacggaagaaaaatagggttttcttccgtctgaaaaagcggaactttgcggaggcggatcgttacggacgttagcggatgcatcattcgctaacatctgcaatcccatagggatacattacaagtaaaCGAAAACGAACTTGTAATAAACGatccgttcgtccgcccgtgtgaaagggccctaactggtCTTTTCCATTAACAAATGTCAGTTGTCCTTCACCCACACTAAATTTACCAACACTGACAAAAGGGTGCTGTGAaatcagccttttatagtgtgtggGCTGAAACTTTACTGAGACCCAACATTTCGCACCTGACTAGAGGTCAAGTGTTTGAACATTGCCTGAGCCAAGGATAACTCAAGCattggggggacatttggtgggaGGAGTTCCAACTAAACATCCTTAAAGTTCAGATCTTCTCTAAACAGTCAAACAATGTTTACAGTTTGAACTTATGCTCGGACCTAACGTTTGGCTCTACCATACCTATCATGTAGAGTTTTGTCCACACTATGCTTTTTTGTTCCTGAAGCATATCATTTCCATGGCCATCTTACATTTTTATCATGATTTGatccataatttaaaaaaattatgtgtatAAACAATCATGTGAACAAAAAAATCCATAGATGTCTAAGATGTCTACGTTCTTACATTCAGCTAGGACACACGTCTTGTACAATTTCCCAGAGTGCATTTGTCAAGTCTGTCTCTTGATTATCAGCTGATCAAAAGGACTTATGCAATTTCCACCTCAGCTCCTATAGTAAGTGTAGTAGCGGCACTTGCGGTAGCTCTGGAATGGACATCATTTCCTTTGTATGACATTTGTATTACAGTACTCCTTGTATGGTTTTCTGAAAGTATTTCTGCTTTCCATGGCACATGAAGATATTTTAGAATGTCCATTGCTGAGCACCTCTCAGAAGCATTGAGGGCCAAAAGATCCCAAAACATTTGCCTGGCTTCAAGAGAGAACTTCTTCCACTTTTCTGATGCTAAAGTCACATCTTTTCTGACTTGCCACCACGCAAAGTCTCTGTACATTGGGTCACGTCTCTCTGCTCCTTTCCAAGGGAATGATCCAGTCAAAGCTGCGTAAATCGTGACACCAAAGGCCCAGATATCAATGCTCGGGCGTAGAAGCAACTGATCTCCTTTTTTCAGGCTACACAGTTCCGGAGCCCTATACGGTGTGAAGCGGGATATAGATGGTACTTCAGTACCCTGGAGCCTTGTCAGTCCAAAATCTGCCACTTTGATAATATTACATTCAAAGTCCATTAGCAGAATATTGTCCGGCTTGATGTCACGGTGGACCATCCCTTTGCTGTGCATGTATTCCAAAGCACTGGCTATCTGAGGAACAAATCGCTTCACTGTATCATCACTTAAACCAACCTACGAACAAAAGAATATAGGACAAAATTAGCCACTAGACACCAACATGGCAAAATATAGACACCAACATTGAAaacatgtaataaaaaaagaCTATATTATGCATCATACAGGGACATAAAATATTTGCTAAAAACACTTGAAAGGATGCTTAAAGGAAACCTGTTGATATACAAATATGAGAGTCACCATGGATGGTGCTAGATCCAGGACCACCATTCTTCACCTTGCTTCACAGCTGAGAAAGTTACATACCTAAAATCAAACCTAATACTCAAATGATACACAATCCCACCAACTGAATGTAATGAGTGGGGAGTCCTTAAACCTCTACTTTAAACACTTTAAAGAGATTAAAGAAAGGAAATAAATATTTTCTTAATTTAAAGATTATTATTGTTTTcatacaaacttacatttggttTTATTAGGGAATAAAGAGTTCCAGCTGTCGCCACCTCCTGAACAAACGCGTAGCCTCTACTTGTGTGAAAGGCAACTTCATGGGTCCTAATGATGTTGGGATGGCCGCTGAGGGTGATAGACATCCCATATTCCaccagaaagttgtccatttgaACCTTCACCTTGCTAAGCAGCTTCACAGCCACCAACTGACCTgccaaacagagagagagagagaaaagagaattaGTAACATAAACAAATGCAGAAGCTTGCTAAAAGCCTATTGAAGTGTACAAAAAACCTGAATAAATCTACAGCAGTGACTCATTGAGATGAAAATCATCTCACCAAAACTGGAAATGAGGGGGGCTTTAAGAACTTACTTTGAAAGGTACTTGGAAGCAAATTAAAAGATTGCTGCTTAAAGCAAGGTTAATGCTTTGTAAATGCTTCCTGTACACAATGCTCAGGATAATATTCACAAGCTTAAgttaaacaatttgtgtgtacacGTGGCTTCAAAGTTGTCCTAATGATTGTCTACAAATGAGCAATTCTATTGATTCTTGGACCTCGAAAGTCAGACTCTGCATTTGTTCCAGAACAAATATACAAGTCTCTTCTAACAGAAAAAAACTCTACCTACTGGcaatttgacattttttattgttcCGCTAGTTCCATAGAAATGGTTTTGGTGGCTCTGAAATGATTCAGAAGCACAACTAATACTAAGAAAGTATTTTCCTTACATGAATTAAGTTATAATGTTTACCTGAACCCCGAGGTTTGGCAAGGAGGACCTTTCCATATGAACCCGTCCCAAGTTCTTGGATGGTGTCAAAGTGTTCGGAAAATTCCATCATCTTCAGGTTTTCGGAGGTCTGGGTGATGAGTTGAAGGACATGCCTTGCggtgttcttggtcacctcctggATATTAGAAGCCATTCTGGAATCAtgacaaaaacaaaattacagGTTAGTTTCTCTTGACCTTGTAATTATGATAACAAACAGCATTAGACATCCCTCTGAATATTAGACAGCATCTATGgtcaggattttacaagcatctgTATCCCAGTTGGGGAGATATCATGTTCTGTGTCATCTCCAGTGATGGATACATATGACAGTTAAAAGCTGACAGAGATTACAAACcaagaaatgttgtttttttttaagctgaatcTCTAAAATACAGCACTTGTAGAGAGCGGCTGGTCAAAAAAATCAACATTCTAATTAATAGAGGTGCAAATGTCCCTGGTATTGTAACAATAAGGCATAAGAGAAATTAAATAACACTTCTgtgtaaattaaaaacaaattgtaatgGTGGAATTTGGAACCCAAACTACTattaaaaaatgtacttaaaaaaaagtggaTTGTGCTTTCACACCCAACTGTTGGATGGTGGAAAGTAACAAATAACCTAAGACTTCACAGTTTAATTTTACTTTATAGATATATTATGACAGACCATCTCCATGTATGAGGTTggttatattaaaaataaattaagtattgCAAGACGGATTTCCAATCTGTGTATGGATCTCTACTCTGACCATAAATGGCAagagaaatacaataaaaaaatcgaaatttaaaGAACATTAAAGAGTTTGTCTATTTAACTCACTGATTAGTTATCTGTTACAGAGAGTAGACAACAGGTCCTAAAAGAAAGATCCTAATCTTTTTTAGGAAACTATAATGTTTTAAATGACTAACCTGAGAAAATGAAGGTGCAGATGGGATCTCACTGGGTCTTCACTAGTGGAATCTTTGTAGACTTCCCAACGTGTTAATTCTTCTTGAAATAGTTGCGGGATGAAGTAGTCAATGGAAATATAAACTCACTTTTGCTTCAAGTAAAATCTAATTTAAGTGTGGActggatatacagtatgtggggTATATATGTGGGAAGGGGAGTGGCTTTTGCTAATTGATGGGAGAACGTGATTGGCCAACACACAGGAGCTGCTCATTAACATATGACTGGAGACTTTGGAAAGAGATCTAGAAGGGTGGAGCAGGTAGGTCCATATCAATGGGGTTTGTGCATTCTGTTTTGTTTTGTGAAGGGTTGAAATCTGAGCCTGAAAATAAGTAATCTGAAggattttaataaatattatgtaatgaaaaattatatgtaatgaaatattaaaaaaaaatcaagcaactTCATTCCAAATATTCTAAATTATAAAGTCAAATATGTTGGCACGCTTTAACCATGTACATTCTATTTTTAGGATCATGTATAAAACATCTGTATAAGTGAACTCATACATTCTTCCAGATATAGatcataaatacagtatacaatCTTAAGCGACTATAAAAAGGAGAAAACCAATATCAATTGATATAAAGGTTTAAACTcttctttgtgaatggtccctgaATCTGAAGTCATTCTTTAAACAACAAAGATTCCCGATCACCAAAAGTTTCACAAATGCTTTGCAGACTTTTGATcacatt
This window encodes:
- the LOC120945350 gene encoding serine/threonine-protein kinase SBK1-like, which produces MASNIQEVTKNTARHVLQLITQTSENLKMMEFSEHFDTIQELGTGSYGKVLLAKPRGSGQLVAVKLLSKVKVQMDNFLVEYGMSITLSGHPNIIRTHEVAFHTSRGYAFVQEVATAGTLYSLIKPNVGLSDDTVKRFVPQIASALEYMHSKGMVHRDIKPDNILLMDFECNIIKVADFGLTRLQGTEVPSISRFTPYRAPELCSLKKGDQLLLRPSIDIWAFGVTIYAALTGSFPWKGAERRDPMYRDFAWWQVRKDVTLASEKWKKFSLEARQMFWDLLALNASERCSAMDILKYLHVPWKAEILSENHTRSTTGKKRYMTKALNRSVGQFFTLVASSEMLPAVWDIQTFTWIQGLHSRRGGDVQRPATIEEECERRLREMQIQNRGPVSDQVLLGWY